A stretch of DNA from Planococcus antarcticus DSM 14505:
TGCAGGCTAAGCAGGGCGATAAGACAGGTGCTTTTCCTGGCTTGTGAGAGCCATACGCAAAGCGGCCGATGCGCCTTTTAACAGCGATTTCTTTCTCAACCTCTCTTCTACTCTGTCACCTTCCGTACATAAAAAAAAGAGAGCTGAATTTCAGCTCTCTACTGTTCCATAAGTGATATCATCTTCATCTCTCGCATTAACACCATTTTTCACATGGACAATTGTCCGCAAGATCAATTTAGCTTTTGGATGTTCCAGTACCCAGCGTTCATCCGGTACGATTTCAAACTGCTGCATGACCGTATCTTTAGATTTGACTGACCCTGCAAACTCCATTGTTTGCTTCGCGACGACTGTTTCATAAAAATTAAAGTCACTGTCATCTCGCGTATCCTCAACAAGTCTCACGACATTCAATTCAATAAAATCAATGGTTTGTTCTCCATCGCCGCCATCGAGATATATGGTGCCATTCAATGTTTCGCCTTCTTCTAAATGTGGCCTTTCAACAACTGTGTTCACTTTCAATGAACCTATGCCAATAGATGATAAAAAATCCTTGAACTTCATAACGTAGAAACCCCCAACTTTTGTTAATCCTTATATACCACAAATTTATGCTCTTAAAACAATCTTATAGTTCCGTATAATCATATTGGTTTTCCAAATTGATCTCGTGTTTGTTATAGCGGCGTTTAAATAGTTTGTAAAAATGAGAAACTAGCACGCGTAGCAGTGCATACATTGGTATCCCGAGTATAACTCCTACAATACCGAATAAGGAGCCTGCCGTCAAAAGAACAAAGATGATCGTTACAGGATGGATAAACAAAGTTTTTCCCATGACTTGCGGGGAGATTAAGTTTCCTTCCACCAATTGCACAACCGTCCAGACGATTGCCAGTTTAACAAGCATAAAAGGGGATGTAACCAAAGCAATTATGGCCGCTGGAGCTATGGCAATCGCAGGCCCGATATATGGTACCACACTGGTGACCATCGCCAGAACTCCCAGCAACAAGGCGTATTCCATACCGATAATCAAAAAACCGATATAGACCATGACGCCAATGCAAAATGCCACGATCAACTGGCCCTGTATATAGGCACCCAATTGCTTATCTGCTTCAGTGAACACTTCATGTGTATCGTCGCGGAATCTCGGCGGCAAAAGCTTCAAAAAATACTCTGGCAACTTATCTCCATCTTTTAATAGATAAAACAGGATAAAAGGTACGATAACTACTGACAAAATAACACCAGTAATAGTTGAAATCAACCCGGTAATTCCTGTAATGATGCCGGTCACTGTATTTTGTAGAGTATCGGCAATATTAGCAGGCAATGTAGCAAGCAACGTATCCACTGTAAAGTTGGATTCGCTGTAATAATCACCAATAATCGAAGTCCTTAAAAACGCATCCACGTCTGTCAGCAATTGCATGAAATACACTGGGAACTCTTCAATCAGTGTTTGAAATTGAGTTTGTAAAAAAGGAAATACCAATACAATCAGTAAAGTGATCAGTCCGACAGCTCCAAGAAAGATAATGATGATTCCCCAAATACGCGGAATTTTAAAATTTTCCAGCATGCGCAAGATTGGTCGCAACAAATAGAAGAAAATCAGCGCCAGAACAATCGGCAAAACGACTGTTTTCATAAAAACGCTGACCGGATGGAAGAGGAATGAAACTTCCCTGAAAATGTATACTACCAATCCAAGCAATAACAAAGAAATCAGCGTGAACAATGTATTTCTTCCACCCAAGAATCGGATATAACTGGTGGAAAAGAATGATGGCTTGTCTTCTGGCTGCATAAGCTTCCCCTTTTCCGAATAAACTTTATACTTCCATATTATCACAATACAGGTTGATTTAATCTAGGGGTTGCGATAAATATTCACGTAATGCCTGTCTGTTTTGTTCGATATCAATATCGAGAACCGATCCTGCATGAGAATAATTGCCATAGCTATAGCTGTTTTCCACAGGTAAAGTTAAGCGTTGTACTTCCTCGCTTCCGCCGGTTGCTAGCTGTGTCGCCAATTTTACTTGATCGGTCAAAGGCATATCAGTTTGGACATAACCTTGCAAGGCACCAGCTAATTTCGGATATTTTGGAATAGCGGTAAGACTGACCAATTCGTCTTTCATAGCCGCAATCACTTGCTGCTGACGACGAACCCGTCCAAAGTCTCCCTCTTGATCAGCCCGGAAGCGAGCGTAGCCCAACAGTTCTTTACCGTTTAGATTTTGGACACCAGGTGTCAAAGAAACACCAATTTGTTTAGACATGGCTTTTTCGACATCGATTTCCACACCATTCGGCGCAGCTACATCAACTAGACTTTCAAAACTTGAAAAGTCGATTAATGCATAATGATGGATTTCCACTCCGAACATATCTCTCAGCGTTTCTGCAAGAAGATCCACTCCGCCTAAATAATAAGCCGTATTTAATTTATAGGATTGATAGCCCGGAATATCAGCATAGATATCCCGCATAAAGGAAGTCAATTTAATTTCACCGTTCACTTTGTCATGCGTCGCAAGCATCATTGTATCTGTACGAGACTGCTCTTCTCCGCGCGAATCAACACCAAGCACCAGAATATTTTCATAATCTCCGTTTGCCGCATCTCCATCGAATGTTACGGGCTCTTGCTCTGAGTTGTCTGCTAAACTGACACCACTTCTGAATTGTATGAATGCATAAGCGCCAATAGCGAGTACGGCGACTAGGAGCAGGAAGATGATGCCGCGCAGTCGAAATCTTCTTTTTCTGCGTCTTTTTCTTTTAATGGGTTGTAGTTCTTCTTCCATAGTAAATACACTCCTTTCAACCTTTTACGTCAATAAGACGCCTAGCTATGCATTAAGTTTCGGTATTCTCACCAATTAGTTGAGTACGAACATAGAAATAGGCTTTTTATATCAGTTTGGACGATTTTGATGAGCACCAAAAGTTAGAATCCTATTATTATGAGCCACACAAGCAATTTTTGTTTATATCGCTTTAGCCGATTTGGGAATAAATGATTGATGAATCCCAAAGCATAATTGTTTCAGCAAGTAACAATTATCGCTCGGCTGATTTGAAACATTTTAATTGTGCGCAAACTGCTAGAGTGGTAAGATTTTTCTTATCTACTATAAGATATGGAAATAACGAACTTCCATACCGCACAGCAGCAGAGTGAGTTGATCAGATAAAAAGTCTGTTTACCTACCCGAAAGGAGACATTTTCATGACAGAAAAAGCCATATTCGCAGGCGGCTGCTTTTGGTGCATGGTCAAACCGTTCGATCAGTTTGACGGCATCGAGCAAGTCGTTTCAGGCTACAGCGGTGGACACATAGAAAATCCTTCGTACGAACAAGTGAAATCCGGAACAACAGGCCACTTGGAAGTAGTAGAAATCACCTTTCAATCCGATATCTTCTCATACGAACAATTGCTGGATATTTTTTGGCAACAAATTGATCCCACAGATGACGAAGGACAGTTTCAAGAACGCGGCTCTTCTTACCGCGCATCCATATTCGTCCAAAACGAACGGCAACGCACGATTGCCGAAAAATCAAAGCTAGAACTCAACAACAGTGGGCGTTTCGATAAACCTGTCGTCACCGAAATCCGGGATGCAGCGCCATTCTATGCTGCAGAAGAATATCATCAAAACTTTTACAAGAAGAATCCAGACCATTATAAGGAAGACCGGACAGCATCTGGCCGCGACAAATTTCTTTCTTCTATATGGTAAAAGTTGACGCTCTATGCGTCAGCTTTTTTTACCCGATTTTATTAACGGATTATTCCGACAATAAGAAAACCTATTCAATCTTCATTCTGTTTTCATTATCAGTTTAAGGAGGAACTCGATTGAAGCTCATTGAAGCTATTGATCCGATCGTCATGCAATTGGTGATTGTTCCAGCAATTGTCATTGGAATTGGTGTCTTGCTCGCTATTCTTACCAATAGAGTTTATTTGGGTCCGGTCACGACAATGTTTTTGACCTTAAGCTATAATTATTGGTATTTCAGTTCTTTCTTTCCCAATTCGGAGCTATCGTTCAC
This window harbors:
- a CDS encoding sporulation protein — encoded protein: MKFKDFLSSIGIGSLKVNTVVERPHLEEGETLNGTIYLDGGDGEQTIDFIELNVVRLVEDTRDDSDFNFYETVVAKQTMEFAGSVKSKDTVMQQFEIVPDERWVLEHPKAKLILRTIVHVKNGVNARDEDDITYGTVES
- a CDS encoding AI-2E family transporter; amino-acid sequence: MQPEDKPSFFSTSYIRFLGGRNTLFTLISLLLLGLVVYIFREVSFLFHPVSVFMKTVVLPIVLALIFFYLLRPILRMLENFKIPRIWGIIIIFLGAVGLITLLIVLVFPFLQTQFQTLIEEFPVYFMQLLTDVDAFLRTSIIGDYYSESNFTVDTLLATLPANIADTLQNTVTGIITGITGLISTITGVILSVVIVPFILFYLLKDGDKLPEYFLKLLPPRFRDDTHEVFTEADKQLGAYIQGQLIVAFCIGVMVYIGFLIIGMEYALLLGVLAMVTSVVPYIGPAIAIAPAAIIALVTSPFMLVKLAIVWTVVQLVEGNLISPQVMGKTLFIHPVTIIFVLLTAGSLFGIVGVILGIPMYALLRVLVSHFYKLFKRRYNKHEINLENQYDYTEL
- a CDS encoding LCP family protein yields the protein MEEELQPIKRKRRRKRRFRLRGIIFLLLVAVLAIGAYAFIQFRSGVSLADNSEQEPVTFDGDAANGDYENILVLGVDSRGEEQSRTDTMMLATHDKVNGEIKLTSFMRDIYADIPGYQSYKLNTAYYLGGVDLLAETLRDMFGVEIHHYALIDFSSFESLVDVAAPNGVEIDVEKAMSKQIGVSLTPGVQNLNGKELLGYARFRADQEGDFGRVRRQQQVIAAMKDELVSLTAIPKYPKLAGALQGYVQTDMPLTDQVKLATQLATGGSEEVQRLTLPVENSYSYGNYSHAGSVLDIDIEQNRQALREYLSQPLD
- the msrA gene encoding peptide-methionine (S)-S-oxide reductase MsrA produces the protein MTEKAIFAGGCFWCMVKPFDQFDGIEQVVSGYSGGHIENPSYEQVKSGTTGHLEVVEITFQSDIFSYEQLLDIFWQQIDPTDDEGQFQERGSSYRASIFVQNERQRTIAEKSKLELNNSGRFDKPVVTEIRDAAPFYAAEEYHQNFYKKNPDHYKEDRTASGRDKFLSSIW